The following coding sequences lie in one Vespula pensylvanica isolate Volc-1 chromosome 7, ASM1446617v1, whole genome shotgun sequence genomic window:
- the LOC122630468 gene encoding ADP-ribosylation factor-like protein 16 isoform X3: MCLCLGALKSVKNDTGEFDMIIREIGGNMAPIWKHYFDKVYKLIYVVDTSNLCQISAAGVLLYSALVEPRLKNIKIALILNKMDLSYRQMRNEALLMLQFARLKKEITQEISVIETSGITGQGLEDLRNWLFDPYTLQIVKSTKK, encoded by the exons atgtGTTTGTGTCTTGGTGCCTTAAAATCTG TAAAAAATGATACTGGTGAATTTGATATGATTATTAGAGAGATTGGTGGTAATATGGCACCAATATGGAAACATTACTTCGACAAG gtttataaattaatttatgtcGTGGATACCAGTAATCTTTGTCAAATTAGTGCAGCTGGGGTTTTATTGTACTCGGCATTAGTTGAGccaagattaaaaaatataaaaattgcacTAATTTTAAACAAGATGGATCTTTCATACAGACAAATGAGAAATGAAGCTCTTCTAATGCTTCAATTTGCAcgtttgaagaaagaaattactcAAGAAATAAGTGTAATTGAAACTAGTGGAATAACAGGACAAGGTCTTGAGGACTTACGCAATTGGTTATTTGATCCATATACTTTACAAATTGTAAAAAGTACCAAAAAGTAA
- the LOC122630468 gene encoding ADP-ribosylation factor-like protein 16 isoform X1 has product MCLCLGALKSGKTLLLKRLQGDEIDDATHTVQTNGINLFTVKNDTGEFDMIIREIGGNMAPIWKHYFDKVYKLIYVVDTSNLCQISAAGVLLYSALVEPRLKNIKIALILNKMDLSYRQMRNEALLMLQFARLKKEITQEISVIETSGITGQGLEDLRNWLFDPYTLQIVKSTKK; this is encoded by the exons atgtGTTTGTGTCTTGGTGCCTTAAAATCTGGTAAAACGCTCTTGTTGAAACGTCTTCAAGGTGACGAAATAGATGATGCAACTCATACAGTACAAACTAATGgtatcaatttatttacagTAAAAAATGATACTGGTGAATTTGATATGATTATTAGAGAGATTGGTGGTAATATGGCACCAATATGGAAACATTACTTCGACAAG gtttataaattaatttatgtcGTGGATACCAGTAATCTTTGTCAAATTAGTGCAGCTGGGGTTTTATTGTACTCGGCATTAGTTGAGccaagattaaaaaatataaaaattgcacTAATTTTAAACAAGATGGATCTTTCATACAGACAAATGAGAAATGAAGCTCTTCTAATGCTTCAATTTGCAcgtttgaagaaagaaattactcAAGAAATAAGTGTAATTGAAACTAGTGGAATAACAGGACAAGGTCTTGAGGACTTACGCAATTGGTTATTTGATCCATATACTTTACAAATTGTAAAAAGTACCAAAAAGTAA
- the LOC122630468 gene encoding ADP-ribosylation factor-like protein 16 isoform X2, producing MCLCLGALKSGKTLLLKRLQVKNDTGEFDMIIREIGGNMAPIWKHYFDKVYKLIYVVDTSNLCQISAAGVLLYSALVEPRLKNIKIALILNKMDLSYRQMRNEALLMLQFARLKKEITQEISVIETSGITGQGLEDLRNWLFDPYTLQIVKSTKK from the exons atgtGTTTGTGTCTTGGTGCCTTAAAATCTGGTAAAACGCTCTTGTTGAAACGTCTTCAAG TAAAAAATGATACTGGTGAATTTGATATGATTATTAGAGAGATTGGTGGTAATATGGCACCAATATGGAAACATTACTTCGACAAG gtttataaattaatttatgtcGTGGATACCAGTAATCTTTGTCAAATTAGTGCAGCTGGGGTTTTATTGTACTCGGCATTAGTTGAGccaagattaaaaaatataaaaattgcacTAATTTTAAACAAGATGGATCTTTCATACAGACAAATGAGAAATGAAGCTCTTCTAATGCTTCAATTTGCAcgtttgaagaaagaaattactcAAGAAATAAGTGTAATTGAAACTAGTGGAATAACAGGACAAGGTCTTGAGGACTTACGCAATTGGTTATTTGATCCATATACTTTACAAATTGTAAAAAGTACCAAAAAGTAA